In Deltaproteobacteria bacterium, the following are encoded in one genomic region:
- a CDS encoding shikimate dehydrogenase: MKICASIAEDTVAKTLAAMNRAAWWADLLEIRLDYMDRPDLKALLAKPPRPCLVTNRPRSQGGRFEGAEDERLALLEQAMAFEPAMIDLELTTGETALKEFAKKKGKTRLIISLHDFDRTPDPETLAELLERMHRLEADVAKVVTRVQTPEEILRLKDLLIRAGEMSQPLAAFGIGSLGRLSRVLTPLWGSVISYCSVEKGKEAAPGQMTGAEMRRIFNDPEDLHRIDQQTKLYGVLGAPVGHSLSPVIHNAAFKHLGLNSFYVPVDVEDAGAALECVRRFNFHGLSVTRPHKIAAMGLLDEIEASAKTLGAVNTIICQNSKYTGANTDWCGLLRALEEQISLDGRSVLVAGAGGAARAAVYGLVKARAKVTVTNRTEERGQGLAREFGTKFCPPRQLKSLSPDILINATPLGMDPWQDKTPFSADLLAPEMVVMDLVYSPLETRLLREARNMGCRTVNGLSMLLHQAAVQFEAWTGYAAPLEVMRAAAENVLEKEDGNNQ, from the coding sequence ATGAAGATCTGCGCCTCCATTGCTGAAGATACGGTCGCAAAGACCCTTGCGGCCATGAATAGAGCTGCCTGGTGGGCCGACCTGCTGGAAATAAGGCTGGATTATATGGACAGGCCTGACTTGAAGGCGCTTCTGGCCAAGCCGCCCCGGCCCTGCCTGGTGACAAACCGGCCGAGGTCTCAGGGCGGACGGTTCGAAGGCGCGGAGGATGAGCGGCTGGCCCTGCTTGAGCAGGCCATGGCCTTTGAACCGGCCATGATTGACCTGGAACTGACGACAGGTGAAACTGCCTTGAAAGAGTTCGCCAAGAAAAAAGGTAAGACGCGGCTGATCATTTCCCTTCATGACTTTGACCGCACCCCAGACCCTGAGACCCTGGCAGAATTATTAGAGCGCATGCACCGCCTCGAGGCAGACGTGGCCAAGGTGGTCACCAGAGTTCAAACCCCGGAGGAGATACTTCGTCTTAAAGACCTCCTCATAAGGGCCGGCGAGATGAGTCAGCCGCTGGCTGCCTTCGGCATTGGGTCCCTGGGCCGTTTAAGCCGCGTCCTGACACCGCTCTGGGGCAGCGTCATCTCATACTGCTCGGTCGAAAAAGGCAAAGAAGCCGCACCAGGCCAGATGACCGGAGCAGAAATGAGGCGCATTTTTAATGATCCTGAGGATCTGCACCGGATTGATCAACAGACGAAATTATACGGCGTCCTGGGCGCACCGGTGGGCCACTCCTTAAGCCCGGTCATCCATAATGCGGCCTTTAAACACCTGGGGCTGAACAGCTTTTATGTGCCAGTGGACGTGGAGGATGCGGGAGCGGCCCTTGAATGCGTCCGGCGTTTCAATTTTCACGGACTGAGTGTAACCCGGCCGCACAAAATCGCGGCCATGGGTCTTCTGGATGAGATCGAGGCCTCGGCCAAGACCCTGGGCGCGGTAAACACCATCATTTGTCAGAATAGTAAATATACAGGGGCCAATACGGACTGGTGCGGTTTACTCAGGGCTCTTGAGGAGCAAATCTCCCTGGACGGCCGGAGCGTCCTGGTGGCCGGCGCCGGGGGTGCGGCCCGTGCGGCTGTTTATGGCCTGGTCAAAGCCAGGGCCAAAGTCACGGTCACCAATCGCACCGAGGAGAGAGGCCAGGGGCTGGCCCGGGAATTCGGAACGAAATTCTGTCCACCTAGGCAGCTGAAATCACTATCACCCGATATTCTAATAAACGCCACCCCCCTGGGTATGGACCCGTGGCAGGATAAGACTCCGTTTTCAGCTGATCTGCTCGCGCCTGAAATGGTTGTCATGGACCTGGTCTACTCCCCGCTTGAGACCCGACTGCTGCGGGAAGCTCGAAACATGGGATGTCGAACCGTGAATGGCCTGTCCATGCTGCTGCATCAGGCGGCCGTGCAGTTCGAGGCCTGGACCGGTTACGCCGCCCCGCTCGAGGTCATGCGAGCCGCAGCCGAAAACGTTTTGGAGAAGGAAGATGGAAATAATCAATGA
- the pheA gene encoding prephenate dehydratase, translating to MGDKDLHELRQRIDKLDENILDLLNQRQSLSKEIGQHKNAEGRSLFDPGRENEVLARLKALNTGTLSPEALEHIYREIISASLAAQAPISVGYLGPEATFSHEAALNQFGHSASLYSQDSLGEVFQGVDRGRFTYGVVPVENSSQGGVGETLDLFLEYDLNVCQEIRLRISHNLIGQTKDLKKIKRVYSHPQVLSQCARWLATNLPGVPLLEASSSAAAARQVAGEKDSAAVASAIAADMNHLHIIVRSLEDAEQNVTRFLVLSHYSGSRTGRDKTSIILAVEDKPGALFHLLEPFALSDLNLTKIESRPMKGEAFKYVFFIDVEGHMDDEPIRRTLETARKWCQWLKILGSYPRVD from the coding sequence ATGGGAGACAAGGACTTGCACGAATTACGCCAGAGAATAGACAAGCTTGATGAGAACATCCTGGACCTGCTCAATCAACGCCAGAGCCTGTCAAAAGAGATCGGACAGCACAAAAATGCAGAAGGGCGCAGTCTTTTCGATCCGGGGCGAGAAAATGAGGTCCTGGCCCGACTCAAGGCCCTCAATACCGGGACCCTTTCTCCAGAGGCCCTGGAACACATATACCGCGAAATCATATCGGCTTCCCTGGCGGCCCAGGCTCCGATTTCGGTGGGCTACCTGGGACCGGAGGCGACCTTTAGCCATGAGGCGGCCTTAAATCAGTTCGGTCACTCAGCCAGTCTCTATTCCCAGGACAGCCTTGGGGAGGTTTTCCAGGGGGTGGATCGAGGCCGCTTCACCTACGGCGTGGTTCCGGTGGAAAATTCCAGCCAGGGCGGGGTAGGCGAAACCCTGGACCTGTTCCTGGAGTACGACCTGAATGTGTGCCAGGAAATCCGCCTTCGAATCAGCCATAACCTGATTGGACAAACCAAGGACCTTAAGAAGATCAAGCGGGTTTATTCCCATCCCCAGGTCCTTTCACAGTGCGCCCGCTGGCTCGCCACAAATCTGCCCGGCGTTCCCCTGCTGGAAGCCAGTAGTTCCGCAGCAGCGGCCCGTCAGGTCGCTGGGGAAAAAGATTCCGCGGCCGTGGCCAGCGCCATTGCGGCTGATATGAATCACCTGCATATCATCGTTCGCAGTCTCGAGGACGCGGAGCAGAACGTAACGAGGTTCCTGGTGCTTTCTCACTACTCAGGCTCGAGAACCGGTCGTGACAAGACATCTATCATCCTTGCGGTTGAGGACAAGCCCGGGGCTCTCTTCCACCTCCTGGAGCCCTTTGCCTTGAGCGACCTTAATTTAACCAAGATTGAATCCCGGCCCATGAAAGGCGAGGCCTTTAAGTACGTGTTTTTCATTGACGTCGAAGGTCATATGGACGATGAACCCATCCGTCGCACCCTGGAAACGGCCCGGAAATGGTGTCAGTGGCTGAAGATCCTTGGTTCTTATCCGAGGGTGGATTAA
- a CDS encoding 3-dehydroquinate synthase II codes for MKEIWVRVWPWDKEAVINALESGADGVVIPPGKSAEVKQLGVLKTIAEDGDLKLGQDVFEVDIRTPEDQDKVIEMDPGKPVIIRASDWSIIPLENILARRRNIMAEVQDLDQARLFLGVLERGVDGVVVATDDFEETARIIREVKGLTGSEIELITAVVRSVQPLGMGDRVCADTCSLLALGQGLLVGNSSQALFLVHAENVDNPYVSQRPFRVNAGAVHAYVLVPGGRTRYLSELEAGDEVLAVNSRGQAEIAVIGRVKIEKRPLLLVTAEAQGRTLTTILQNAETIRLTTPEGAPISVVNLEPGREILVALEEGGRHFGHKVEETILEH; via the coding sequence GTGAAAGAGATCTGGGTTCGAGTCTGGCCCTGGGACAAGGAAGCGGTTATCAACGCCCTGGAATCAGGAGCGGACGGCGTGGTCATCCCGCCCGGAAAGTCCGCTGAAGTCAAGCAGCTCGGGGTGCTCAAAACCATAGCCGAGGATGGGGACCTGAAACTGGGGCAGGATGTTTTCGAGGTGGACATCCGCACGCCGGAAGATCAGGATAAAGTCATTGAGATGGACCCGGGAAAGCCGGTCATCATCCGAGCCTCTGACTGGTCCATCATTCCCCTGGAAAATATCCTGGCCAGACGCAGAAACATCATGGCCGAGGTCCAGGACCTGGATCAGGCCCGGCTTTTTTTAGGCGTTCTGGAGCGCGGCGTGGACGGCGTCGTTGTAGCCACTGACGATTTCGAAGAAACGGCCCGCATTATCAGGGAGGTCAAGGGCCTGACCGGATCGGAGATCGAACTGATCACGGCCGTGGTGCGCTCGGTCCAGCCGCTCGGCATGGGTGACCGTGTCTGTGCCGACACCTGCAGCCTCCTGGCACTGGGTCAGGGCCTGCTTGTCGGCAACTCCAGCCAGGCTCTCTTTCTGGTGCATGCCGAAAACGTTGACAACCCTTATGTCAGTCAGAGGCCCTTCAGGGTGAACGCCGGTGCGGTTCACGCCTATGTGCTTGTGCCAGGCGGTCGAACCCGCTACCTGTCCGAGCTTGAAGCCGGAGATGAAGTCCTGGCCGTCAACAGCCGCGGTCAGGCGGAAATCGCGGTTATCGGCCGTGTTAAGATTGAAAAGCGGCCTTTGCTTCTGGTGACCGCGGAAGCCCAGGGGCGGACCCTGACCACGATTCTTCAAAACGCAGAGACGATCCGTCTGACCACACCCGAAGGCGCGCCTATCTCCGTGGTTAACCTCGAGCCGGGACGGGAAATCCTGGTCGCCCTGGAGGAAGGAGGCCGTCATTTCGGGCATAAAGTTGAGGAGACCATCTTGGAGCACTAG
- a CDS encoding class I fructose-bisphosphate aldolase family protein yields MIGKDIRMERIMNRATRKTVIVPMDHGVSMGPVSGLTDMRQAINEAAVGGANAVVMHKGLVRSGHRSGGKDLGLIVHLSGSTVLSPEPYAKTLVCTVEEAIKLGADAVSVHINLGNDAEKEMLNDLSNVARISNEWGMPLLAMIYPRGERIKDEYDPEAIKHAARIGAELGADLVKVSYTGDPETFAKVVEGCGVPVVIAGGPRMDSERDVLEMVHGAMSAGACGLSIGRNVFQHPSPSTMVRTMALMVHEGTGVEEALKMLADSQVKIA; encoded by the coding sequence ATGATTGGCAAAGACATTAGAATGGAACGCATCATGAACCGCGCCACGCGCAAGACGGTCATCGTGCCCATGGATCACGGTGTCAGTATGGGGCCTGTTTCGGGCTTGACCGACATGAGGCAGGCCATTAACGAGGCCGCTGTCGGCGGCGCCAATGCCGTGGTCATGCACAAAGGTCTGGTTAGAAGCGGCCACCGCAGCGGCGGAAAGGACCTGGGACTCATCGTTCATCTATCCGGAAGCACTGTGCTCTCTCCGGAGCCTTACGCTAAGACCCTGGTCTGCACCGTCGAGGAGGCGATCAAGCTGGGCGCCGACGCCGTCTCGGTGCATATAAATCTGGGCAACGACGCTGAGAAGGAGATGCTGAACGATCTGAGTAACGTCGCCCGGATCTCCAATGAGTGGGGCATGCCGCTTCTGGCCATGATCTATCCCCGGGGCGAACGGATCAAGGATGAGTACGATCCTGAAGCCATCAAACATGCCGCCCGGATCGGGGCCGAACTGGGGGCCGACCTGGTGAAGGTGTCTTACACCGGCGATCCCGAGACGTTTGCCAAGGTGGTTGAGGGCTGCGGTGTGCCGGTGGTCATCGCCGGGGGGCCGAGGATGGACTCGGAACGCGACGTCTTGGAGATGGTTCATGGGGCCATGTCGGCCGGAGCGTGCGGCCTGTCCATCGGACGCAACGTGTTTCAGCATCCTTCACCCTCGACCATGGTCAGAACCATGGCTTTGATGGTTCACGAGGGAACCGGCGTGGAGGAAGCCTTGAAGATGCTGGCCGACAGTCAGGTCAAAATCGCGTGA
- a CDS encoding 3-deoxy-D-manno-octulosonic acid transferase, translating to MSAAYLLYNMAVSVGAPPLLAMAVASNRMRGHWRERLGFVPRLRGGGRARVWVHAVSFGEVQVAAALIFALKKQAPDLTVCLSTSTNAGRVAVWEFLKPDIPVLTFPLDIYGSPNRALKRLRPDLLILIETEIWPNLLKTARSMGVRTMLANGRITVRAAARYRRFGFLFREVLGFLDCMAMIQAEHRDRIISLGADPSKVVVTGSAKYDQLISRADPLSLRALREELGLSTDQPVLVAGSTRTGEEAMVLDVFERLRQDFPRLHLILAPRHVDRAGEIEALIRDHNQSFRRWSDQKVSLNPPADVTLVDVMGELFTLYGLADVAFCGGSLVPLGGHNPLEVATWARPVLYGPFMDNFLDAKEMLEAVGAGQTASTPDELFHKIKELLSDPEQARSRGRAGREALKARPSSADRMAKLAVDLLPLEKNKIVPYT from the coding sequence ATGAGCGCGGCTTATCTCTTATATAACATGGCCGTTTCGGTTGGCGCCCCTCCTCTTTTAGCCATGGCTGTGGCCAGCAATCGGATGCGGGGTCACTGGCGGGAGCGGCTGGGGTTTGTGCCTCGTCTTCGGGGCGGCGGCCGCGCCAGGGTCTGGGTTCATGCCGTCAGCTTCGGCGAGGTCCAGGTTGCGGCGGCTCTTATCTTCGCGCTCAAGAAGCAGGCGCCCGATTTAACCGTCTGTCTTTCAACCAGCACCAACGCCGGCCGGGTCGCGGTCTGGGAGTTCCTCAAACCTGACATTCCAGTGCTGACCTTTCCCCTGGATATCTATGGCAGTCCTAACCGGGCCCTGAAAAGACTCAGGCCTGACCTGCTCATTTTGATCGAGACCGAGATCTGGCCCAATCTGCTCAAAACGGCTCGATCCATGGGAGTACGGACCATGCTGGCCAATGGCCGCATCACGGTCCGCGCCGCAGCCAGGTACCGCCGCTTTGGTTTTTTATTTCGGGAGGTCCTGGGCTTTCTGGATTGTATGGCCATGATCCAGGCTGAACACCGGGATCGAATTATTTCCTTGGGGGCCGACCCTTCAAAGGTCGTGGTCACAGGCAGCGCCAAGTATGATCAGCTCATCAGCCGGGCTGACCCCTTAAGCCTAAGGGCGCTTCGAGAAGAGCTGGGATTAAGCACTGATCAGCCCGTTCTGGTGGCCGGCTCGACCCGCACCGGAGAGGAGGCCATGGTTCTCGATGTCTTTGAGCGGCTGCGCCAGGATTTCCCGAGGCTGCATCTGATTCTGGCCCCGCGTCACGTGGACCGGGCCGGTGAGATCGAGGCCTTGATTCGAGACCATAACCAGAGTTTCAGGAGATGGTCCGACCAAAAGGTCTCGCTGAACCCGCCTGCCGATGTGACCCTGGTGGACGTGATGGGCGAACTATTTACCCTGTATGGCCTGGCGGACGTGGCGTTTTGCGGAGGCAGCCTGGTTCCGCTGGGCGGCCATAATCCTCTCGAAGTGGCGACCTGGGCCCGGCCGGTTCTCTATGGCCCCTTTATGGATAATTTTCTTGACGCCAAGGAGATGCTGGAAGCGGTCGGGGCGGGACAGACAGCCTCGACGCCGGATGAGCTGTTTCATAAGATCAAGGAGCTGCTCTCTGATCCTGAGCAGGCGCGAAGCCGGGGCCGGGCCGGTCGAGAGGCCCTGAAGGCCCGTCCCAGTTCAGCCGACCGCATGGCCAAGCTGGCCGTTGATCTTCTGCCTCTGGAAAAAAACAAAATAGTCCCCTATACTTAA
- the carA gene encoding glutamine-hydrolyzing carbamoyl-phosphate synthase small subunit — translation MKAILALEDGKTFQGYSFTGPGEASGEIVFNTAMSGYQEVLTDPSYAGQIVAMTYPHIGNYGINDQDIESERIRVEGFVVRQYHSIPSNWRSKESLAEYLSSANVLGLTGIDTRALTRHIRRQGAMRAYISTNDLDPESLTRKAQAVPSMVGRDLVKEVTCRQPYVWMADDEGGRPVTDPEAIESWARAAGRFKVAALDYGIKYNILRSLSRVGAEVLVLPGDTSSDEILAYEPDGVFLSNGPGDPAAVTYAYENIRALLGRGPIFGICLGHQLLGLALGGRTFKLKFGHRGVNQPVKDLETGRIEITSQNHGFCVDMDSLADQDVRLTHINLNDNTLEGLANERRGFFSVQYHPEACPGPHDAAYLFKRFIKLMRAG, via the coding sequence ATTAAAGCCATATTAGCCCTGGAGGATGGGAAGACTTTTCAGGGATATTCCTTTACCGGCCCTGGTGAAGCCTCAGGGGAGATTGTTTTTAATACTGCCATGTCTGGATATCAGGAGGTTCTGACTGACCCTTCCTATGCCGGTCAGATCGTGGCTATGACCTATCCTCACATCGGGAATTACGGGATCAATGATCAGGATATAGAGTCCGAACGCATCAGGGTTGAGGGATTTGTGGTGCGCCAGTACCACTCCATACCGAGCAACTGGCGGTCCAAGGAGTCTCTGGCCGAGTATCTCTCTTCGGCTAATGTCCTCGGCCTGACCGGTATTGATACCCGCGCCTTGACCAGACACATCCGGAGGCAGGGCGCCATGAGAGCGTATATCTCCACCAACGATCTGGACCCCGAATCATTAACCAGGAAGGCTCAAGCCGTGCCGTCAATGGTCGGCCGCGATCTGGTCAAGGAGGTGACCTGCAGGCAGCCGTATGTCTGGATGGCCGATGACGAGGGAGGTCGGCCTGTGACCGACCCCGAGGCCATCGAAAGCTGGGCGCGGGCCGCAGGCCGGTTCAAGGTGGCAGCTTTAGATTACGGGATTAAATATAATATTCTTCGCTCCCTGTCTAGGGTCGGGGCTGAAGTGCTGGTGCTGCCAGGGGATACTTCTTCAGATGAGATTCTGGCTTATGAGCCTGACGGCGTTTTTCTGTCCAATGGTCCGGGTGATCCGGCTGCCGTAACTTATGCTTATGAAAATATCCGCGCCCTCTTGGGCCGTGGTCCCATCTTTGGTATCTGCCTCGGCCACCAGTTGCTGGGGCTGGCCCTGGGCGGACGAACCTTTAAACTCAAGTTCGGCCACCGCGGCGTGAACCAGCCGGTCAAGGACTTAGAGACCGGTCGCATCGAGATCACCAGTCAGAACCACGGATTCTGCGTGGATATGGACAGCCTGGCCGATCAGGACGTCCGCCTGACTCATATCAATCTGAATGACAACACCCTGGAAGGTCTGGCCAATGAAAGGCGCGGCTTCTTTTCAGTGCAGTATCATCCCGAGGCCTGCCCCGGGCCTCACGATGCGGCTTACCTTTTCAAACGGTTCATCAAATTAATGCGGGCCGGATAG
- the carB gene encoding carbamoyl-phosphate synthase large subunit has product MPKRTDIKKILLIGSGPIVIGQACEFDYSGTQACKALKDEGYEVVLINSNPATIMTDPEMADRTYIEPITPEAVIKIIERERPDAMLPTLGGQTGLNTAYAVAEQGVLERFGVEMIGARLEVIKKAEDRELFRAAMQKIGLRVPESGIARSIADCQRIAGEIGYPLIIRPSFTLGGAGGGVVYNREDLERMAAYGMDLSMIHEIMLEESIIGWKEFELEVMRDRKDNVVIVCSIENMDPMGVHTGDSITVAPIQTLTDREYQVMRDAAIAIIREIGVDTGGSNIQFAMHPETGEMVVIEMNPRVSRSSALASKATGYPIAKLAAKLAVGYTLDEVPNDITRETQASFEPTIDYCVVKLPRWTFEKFPNTEDILTTSMKSVGETMAVGRTFSEALQKGLRSLEIGRYGLYGDGRDPLDDDSSLTEAETIRARLRTPNSKRIFYLAAAFQKNMELEEVHDLTGIDPWFLHHIKELVLEEPNVRKIGALMAKKSTPDQQDELVEELYQAKRNGFSDLQLAHLWGQEEDSVRQKRLSLGVKHCYKAVDTCAAEFEAYTPYYYSTYEDEDEVKDSKAKKVMILGGGPNRIGQGIEFDYCCVHASFALREMGIESIMVNSNPETVSTDYDISDRLYFEPLTKEDVLNIVERERPHGVIVQFGGQTPLNVAASLAEAGVKILGTSPDSIDLAEDRGRFKAMLQKLGLLQPDNGTALNVKEAQRVAERIGYPVVVRPSYVLGGRAMKIVYDKPSLVDFIHYAQEASPGNPILIDKFLEDAIEIDVDAVSDGRRTIIGGIMEHIEEAGVHSGDSACVLPPHTLKPEMIEQIKAATRALAAELKVIGLMNIQFAIKDQALYILEVNPRASRTVPFVSKATGLPLAKVATRIMLGQTLNELGLTEGPDPRHVSVKESVFPFNRFPGVDTLLGPEMKSTGEVMGIDYDFGLAYAKAQLAAGQILPREGTIFISVRDRDKEAVVEVAETFASLGFSLVATRGTARYLLNKGLSIETLNKVYEGRPHVLDMIKNNRIALIVNTSLGRRTVIDSESIRRAVLLYKVPYVTTIAGAIATASACQALLEHELTVQALQDII; this is encoded by the coding sequence ATGCCCAAACGAACGGACATAAAAAAGATTCTCCTCATAGGTTCAGGCCCGATCGTCATCGGGCAGGCGTGTGAGTTTGACTACTCAGGCACCCAGGCCTGCAAGGCGCTCAAGGACGAAGGCTATGAGGTCGTGCTCATCAACTCCAACCCGGCCACCATCATGACCGATCCCGAGATGGCGGATCGAACCTATATCGAACCAATTACACCCGAAGCGGTAATCAAGATCATCGAACGCGAACGTCCGGACGCCATGCTGCCGACTCTTGGGGGTCAGACCGGTTTGAACACCGCGTATGCGGTCGCCGAGCAGGGGGTGCTGGAGCGTTTCGGTGTAGAAATGATCGGCGCCAGGCTAGAGGTCATTAAGAAGGCCGAAGACCGGGAGCTTTTTCGGGCGGCCATGCAAAAGATCGGGCTTCGCGTCCCGGAAAGCGGGATCGCCCGTTCTATTGCAGATTGTCAGCGTATAGCCGGGGAGATCGGGTATCCGCTTATCATTCGGCCCAGCTTTACGCTCGGCGGAGCCGGCGGCGGGGTGGTATACAACCGTGAGGATCTGGAGCGGATGGCCGCCTACGGTATGGACCTGAGCATGATTCACGAGATCATGCTTGAAGAGAGCATCATTGGGTGGAAGGAATTCGAGCTGGAGGTCATGCGAGACCGGAAGGACAACGTCGTCATCGTCTGTTCCATTGAAAATATGGATCCCATGGGAGTGCACACCGGCGACTCCATTACCGTGGCCCCGATTCAGACGCTGACGGACCGGGAGTACCAGGTTATGCGGGATGCGGCTATCGCCATCATCAGGGAGATCGGCGTGGATACCGGAGGTTCTAACATCCAGTTCGCCATGCATCCGGAAACCGGGGAAATGGTGGTTATCGAGATGAACCCCCGTGTTTCGCGGAGTTCGGCCCTGGCCTCCAAGGCCACTGGCTACCCCATTGCCAAGCTGGCCGCCAAGCTGGCTGTGGGCTACACCCTGGATGAGGTTCCGAACGACATCACCCGTGAAACACAGGCCTCTTTTGAACCGACCATTGATTACTGCGTGGTCAAACTCCCGCGCTGGACCTTTGAAAAATTCCCTAATACAGAGGACATCCTGACGACATCCATGAAATCGGTCGGTGAGACCATGGCCGTGGGCCGGACCTTTTCCGAGGCCCTCCAGAAGGGCCTGCGATCACTTGAGATTGGTCGCTACGGTCTCTATGGCGACGGCCGAGACCCGCTGGACGATGATTCGAGCTTGACCGAAGCCGAGACAATCCGCGCCCGGCTCAGGACTCCCAACTCCAAACGTATTTTTTACCTAGCGGCCGCTTTTCAAAAAAACATGGAGCTAGAGGAGGTTCATGACCTGACCGGTATTGATCCCTGGTTTCTGCACCATATCAAGGAGCTGGTCCTGGAGGAGCCGAACGTCCGAAAGATAGGCGCCCTGATGGCAAAAAAATCTACCCCCGACCAGCAGGATGAACTGGTTGAGGAGCTTTACCAGGCCAAAAGAAACGGCTTTTCTGATCTTCAACTAGCTCACCTTTGGGGCCAGGAGGAGGACTCTGTCCGTCAGAAACGTTTGTCCCTGGGTGTTAAGCACTGTTATAAGGCTGTGGACACCTGCGCCGCTGAGTTCGAGGCTTACACTCCTTATTACTACTCCACTTACGAGGATGAAGACGAGGTCAAGGACTCCAAGGCAAAGAAGGTCATGATCCTGGGAGGCGGCCCCAACCGCATCGGCCAAGGCATTGAATTTGATTACTGCTGCGTCCATGCCTCTTTTGCCTTGCGAGAGATGGGGATCGAGTCAATCATGGTCAACTCCAATCCGGAGACGGTCAGCACCGACTATGACATTTCGGACCGGCTTTATTTCGAGCCCCTGACAAAAGAGGATGTGCTCAATATCGTCGAGCGGGAAAGGCCCCATGGAGTCATCGTGCAGTTCGGCGGTCAGACACCTTTAAATGTGGCCGCCTCCCTGGCTGAGGCCGGGGTGAAGATCCTGGGGACCTCCCCGGACTCCATTGACCTGGCCGAGGATCGGGGCAGGTTCAAGGCCATGCTCCAAAAGCTGGGCCTGCTCCAGCCAGACAACGGAACGGCCCTCAACGTTAAGGAAGCGCAGCGTGTTGCAGAGCGGATCGGCTATCCGGTGGTAGTTCGGCCGAGTTACGTACTTGGAGGCCGGGCCATGAAAATTGTTTATGATAAACCGTCTCTGGTTGATTTTATTCACTACGCCCAGGAGGCCTCTCCAGGAAATCCCATCCTGATTGACAAGTTTTTAGAAGATGCTATCGAGATTGATGTGGATGCCGTCTCTGACGGCCGCAGAACGATAATCGGCGGCATCATGGAGCACATCGAAGAAGCCGGGGTCCATTCCGGTGATTCCGCCTGTGTTCTGCCTCCCCACACTCTGAAGCCAGAGATGATAGAACAGATCAAGGCCGCCACCCGGGCCTTGGCCGCGGAGCTCAAGGTGATTGGGCTGATGAACATCCAGTTTGCCATCAAGGATCAGGCGCTTTATATCCTGGAGGTCAATCCCAGAGCTTCCCGAACCGTGCCTTTTGTCTCAAAGGCCACCGGCCTCCCCCTGGCCAAGGTAGCCACCCGGATTATGCTCGGTCAGACTCTGAATGAACTGGGCCTGACCGAGGGGCCGGACCCAAGGCATGTTTCGGTCAAGGAGTCGGTCTTCCCCTTTAACCGTTTTCCGGGCGTGGACACGCTGCTTGGGCCGGAAATGAAATCCACCGGCGAGGTCATGGGCATTGATTACGATTTTGGATTGGCCTATGCCAAGGCGCAGTTGGCAGCCGGCCAGATCCTGCCTCGGGAAGGCACTATTTTTATCAGCGTGCGGGACCGGGACAAGGAGGCGGTGGTCGAGGTGGCGGAAACGTTCGCCTCCCTTGGTTTTAGTCTGGTTGCTACCAGGGGAACGGCACGGTACCTCCTGAATAAAGGTCTAAGTATCGAAACGCTCAACAAGGTGTATGAAGGGCGGCCTCATGTCCTTGACATGATCAAAAATAACCGTATCGCTCTAATCGTTAACACCTCGCTGGGCCGGCGCACCGTCATTGATTCGGAAAGCATAAGGCGGGCGGTTCTGCTTTATAAAGTTCCCTATGTGACGACCATCGCCGGGGCCATAGCCACAGCTTCGGCCTGTCAGGCCCTTCTAGAGCATGAATTGACGGTCCAGGCCTTGCAGGATATCATCTGA